In Hamadaea flava, a genomic segment contains:
- a CDS encoding mannose-1-phosphate guanylyltransferase, translating into MLHAVIPAGGSGTRLWPLSRAANPKFLHPLTGTAATLLQATVSRLAPLSPPADTLVVTGAAHATSVARQLPDVPEANILVEPSPRDSCAAIGLAAAVIQLRAPGAVMGSFAADHLVRDEAVFVDVVRQAVAGAEQGLLMTVGIQPTHPETGYGYLHCGEVVSGSISRVVEFKEKPSQEVAEEYVASGRYFWNASMFVWRTDVFLAELSRQQPQLHAGLTKIAAAWDTDDRERALLEIWPELPKISVDYAVMEGAAAQGLVGTVPGDFGWHDVGDFHTLCEVLPPDGDGNVILGERSDADDDVTVKEGVILHDVADSLIIPTTGRIVAALGVRDMIIVDTPDAVLVCPRDRAQEVKKLVDSLKERGSEVL; encoded by the coding sequence ATGTTGCATGCCGTCATCCCCGCCGGGGGCAGTGGAACTCGGTTGTGGCCCCTGTCGCGGGCGGCGAACCCCAAGTTCCTGCACCCGCTGACCGGGACGGCCGCGACGTTGTTGCAGGCCACCGTGTCGCGGCTCGCGCCGTTGTCGCCGCCCGCGGACACCCTGGTCGTCACCGGGGCCGCGCACGCCACATCGGTCGCCCGCCAGCTCCCGGACGTGCCCGAGGCCAACATCCTCGTGGAACCGTCGCCACGCGACTCGTGCGCGGCGATCGGGCTGGCCGCCGCGGTGATCCAGCTCCGCGCGCCCGGTGCAGTGATGGGTTCCTTCGCCGCCGACCATCTGGTACGCGATGAGGCGGTCTTCGTCGACGTCGTGCGGCAGGCAGTGGCCGGGGCTGAGCAGGGTCTGCTGATGACGGTCGGCATCCAGCCGACCCATCCCGAGACCGGCTACGGCTACCTGCACTGTGGCGAGGTCGTCTCCGGTTCGATCAGCCGAGTCGTCGAGTTCAAGGAGAAGCCCTCACAGGAAGTGGCCGAGGAGTACGTCGCCTCCGGCCGCTACTTCTGGAACGCGAGCATGTTCGTCTGGCGTACCGACGTGTTCCTGGCGGAGCTGAGCCGGCAGCAGCCGCAGCTGCACGCGGGCCTGACGAAGATCGCCGCCGCTTGGGACACCGACGACCGGGAGCGGGCGCTGCTCGAGATCTGGCCGGAGCTGCCGAAGATCTCGGTGGATTACGCGGTGATGGAGGGCGCGGCGGCGCAGGGCCTGGTCGGCACGGTGCCGGGCGACTTCGGCTGGCATGACGTCGGCGACTTCCACACCTTGTGCGAGGTGCTGCCGCCGGACGGGGACGGCAACGTGATCCTGGGTGAGCGCAGCGACGCCGACGACGACGTGACGGTCAAGGAAGGCGTGATCCTGCACGATGTGGCGGACAGCCTGATCATCCCGACCACTGGCCGGATCGTCGCCGCGCTCGGCGTACGCGACATGATCATCGTCGACACCCCGGACGCCGTCCTGGTGTGCCCCCGGGATCGGGCGCAGGAGGTCAAGAAGCTGGTGGACTCCCTCAAGGAGCGTGGCTCCGAGGTGCTCTGA
- a CDS encoding ArsR/SmtB family transcription factor: MGGQDRAEVDLLLELNPPVGYFPDFLTPAEGRTGFSAGVDALLRTSRRLVRRDLDLLARHARPSPAATDLVGAGGMSGLRRSLVRYREVALDPIWSRVRTAVESDLVQRRRLLAHEGVDGLLAGLSAGARWTGDAIEIESYRGERELHLNGRGLTLVPSFFKAPGRPITLVDEALPPVLVYPIDRAGGELGRPKALSELIGRTRAAVLEAIAHGSTTGEVAKKLAISPASASQHLTVLRDSGLVMSVREGNRVRHLPTVLGRSLLEA; the protein is encoded by the coding sequence ATGGGTGGACAGGATCGAGCCGAAGTCGATCTGCTGCTCGAACTGAACCCACCGGTCGGCTACTTCCCCGACTTCCTCACCCCGGCCGAGGGCCGGACCGGGTTCTCCGCCGGCGTCGACGCCCTGCTCCGTACGTCCCGTCGGCTGGTCCGGCGCGACCTCGACCTGCTCGCCCGGCACGCCCGGCCGTCACCGGCGGCGACCGACCTGGTCGGAGCCGGTGGGATGAGCGGGCTGCGCCGGTCGCTCGTCCGCTATCGGGAGGTCGCCCTCGACCCCATCTGGTCCCGCGTACGCACAGCGGTCGAATCCGACCTCGTCCAGCGTCGCCGACTGTTGGCCCACGAGGGGGTCGACGGGCTCCTGGCCGGGCTGAGCGCGGGCGCCCGCTGGACCGGCGACGCGATCGAGATCGAGTCCTACCGGGGTGAGCGCGAGCTGCATCTGAACGGCCGCGGCCTGACGTTGGTCCCGTCGTTCTTCAAGGCGCCGGGTCGCCCGATCACCCTCGTCGACGAAGCCCTGCCGCCCGTGCTCGTCTACCCGATCGACCGGGCGGGCGGCGAGCTGGGCCGGCCGAAGGCGCTGAGCGAGCTGATCGGGCGTACGCGAGCCGCCGTGCTCGAGGCGATCGCGCACGGCTCGACGACCGGCGAGGTCGCCAAGAAGCTGGCCATCTCGCCCGCCTCGGCCAGCCAGCACCTCACCGTGCTGCGGGACTCCGGCCTGGTGATGAGCGTCCGGGAGGGCAACCGCGTCCGGCATCTGCCGACCGTGCTCGGCCGCAGCCTCCTCGAAGCCTGA
- the cofD gene encoding 2-phospho-L-lactate transferase — translation MRMTVIAGGIGGARFLQGVRAYARTIGGEVTAIVNVGDDVTLHGLRICPDLDSVMYTLGGGNDAERGWGRAKETWTVKEELAAYGLGPEWFGLGDRDIATHLTRSVMLTAGYPLSQVTEALNRRWQPGVRMIPATDDKVETHVVISAADAADQGLVTSGTATAALEGGEYAMHFQEWWVRYRAGIPAKKFVFVGSEQAAPAPGVVDALTDADVVLIAPSNPVVSVAPVLAIPGVRAALLAARGPVVGVSPIIAGAPVRGMADKCLAAIGVDCTAQAVGGAYGARGSGGILDAWLVDTSDAGIVVPGVTVRSAPLWMTDEDATAAMVRAALTAGGVA, via the coding sequence ATGCGCATGACGGTGATCGCCGGTGGCATCGGCGGAGCTCGTTTCCTTCAGGGCGTCCGGGCGTACGCCCGGACGATCGGCGGCGAGGTGACCGCGATCGTCAACGTCGGCGACGATGTGACCCTGCACGGCCTGCGGATCTGCCCCGACCTCGACTCGGTGATGTACACCCTGGGCGGCGGCAACGACGCCGAACGCGGCTGGGGCCGGGCGAAGGAGACCTGGACGGTCAAGGAGGAGCTGGCCGCGTACGGGCTGGGCCCGGAGTGGTTCGGGCTCGGCGACCGGGACATCGCCACCCACCTGACCCGGAGCGTCATGCTCACGGCGGGCTACCCGTTGTCCCAGGTCACCGAGGCGCTCAACCGGCGCTGGCAGCCCGGCGTTCGGATGATCCCGGCGACCGACGACAAGGTCGAGACGCATGTCGTGATCTCCGCCGCCGACGCCGCCGACCAGGGGCTGGTGACCTCGGGGACGGCCACCGCCGCGCTGGAGGGCGGCGAGTACGCCATGCATTTCCAGGAGTGGTGGGTCCGCTATCGGGCCGGCATCCCGGCGAAGAAGTTCGTCTTCGTGGGTTCCGAGCAGGCCGCGCCCGCGCCCGGCGTGGTCGACGCGCTGACCGACGCCGACGTCGTCCTGATAGCGCCGTCCAACCCGGTGGTCTCCGTCGCACCGGTGCTCGCCATCCCCGGCGTACGCGCGGCGCTGCTGGCCGCCCGGGGTCCGGTGGTCGGGGTGTCCCCCATCATCGCCGGGGCGCCCGTCCGGGGCATGGCCGACAAGTGCCTCGCCGCGATCGGGGTCGACTGCACGGCCCAGGCCGTGGGCGGGGCGTACGGCGCCCGGGGTTCGGGCGGCATCCTCGACGCCTGGCTGGTCGACACCAGCGACGCCGGGATCGTCGTCCCCGGCGTGACGGTCCGATCGGCTCCGCTATGGATGACCGACGAGGACGCCACCGCCGCCATGGTCCGCGCCGCCCTGACCGCCGGAGGTGTCGCGTGA
- a CDS encoding bifunctional FO biosynthesis protein CofGH has product MSNGSRLLLVAQSSGGSSGIRRALHRAREGRQLDRTEAEVLLGARGEDLDALLAVAGGVRDAGLAEAGRPGVVTFSKKVFIPLTRLCRDRCHYCTFATVPHRVPSPFLERDEVLEIARQGAEQGCKEALFTLGDRPEDRWEAARDWLHERGYDSTLDYVRASAIAVLEETGLLPHLNPGVLSWADLQRLKPVAPSMGMMLETTATRLWSEPGGPHYGSPDKEPAVRLRVLEDAGRVGVPFTTGILIGIGETREERVDAIFAMRRVAREYGHIQELIIQNFRAKPDTAMRSAPDAEMLDLAATIAVTRLVCGPKTRIQAPPNLVEAAGDFELLLRAGIDDWGGVSPVTADHVNPERPWPLIDTLARHTAAAGFQLRERLTIYPGYAQRGLAGEPWLDPRLHGHVAALADPATGLAREEALPIGRPWQEPEEVFSAGRTDLYAAVDDEGRTGDRRSDFDSVYGDWTVLQETVLRDGPQPVPLLSAYPKLAAGLKRAASDPASLLDPRNQSEALALFAAEGERLDELAAIADGWRREAVGDDVTYVVNRNINFSNVCYVGCRFCAFAQRERDADAYRLSVDEVADRAEEAARLGATEVCLQGGIDPRLPVEIYPNLIRMIKERVPGLHVHAFSPMEIVTGAAKAGVSVHDWLARLREAGLDTIPGTAAEILDDEVRWVLTKGKLPAAAWIDVVSTAHRLGIRSSATMMYGHVDHPGHWLGHFRVLAGIQDDTGGFTEFVALPFVHTNAPIYLAGIARAGASWRENRAVHAMARILLHGRIPNIQCSWVKLGDEGTAAMLQGGCNDLGGTLMEETISRMAGSEHGSARTVEQLHAIAAAIGRPARQRNTTYSLTPM; this is encoded by the coding sequence GTGTCCAACGGCAGTAGGCTGCTGCTCGTGGCGCAATCTTCAGGGGGATCCTCAGGCATACGGCGCGCGCTCCATCGGGCGCGCGAGGGGAGGCAGCTCGATCGGACCGAGGCCGAAGTCCTGCTCGGCGCTCGGGGCGAGGACTTGGACGCCTTGCTGGCCGTCGCCGGGGGCGTACGCGACGCCGGGCTGGCCGAGGCCGGCCGGCCGGGGGTCGTCACGTTCTCCAAGAAGGTGTTCATCCCGCTGACCCGGCTCTGCCGTGATCGTTGCCACTACTGCACCTTCGCCACCGTCCCGCATCGCGTGCCGAGCCCGTTCCTGGAGCGCGACGAGGTCCTCGAGATCGCCCGGCAGGGGGCCGAACAGGGCTGCAAGGAGGCATTGTTCACGCTCGGCGACCGGCCCGAGGACCGGTGGGAGGCCGCCCGGGACTGGCTGCACGAGCGCGGCTACGACTCCACACTGGACTACGTACGCGCGTCGGCGATCGCGGTGCTGGAGGAGACCGGGCTGCTGCCGCACCTCAATCCGGGCGTACTGAGCTGGGCGGATCTGCAACGGCTCAAGCCGGTCGCGCCGAGCATGGGGATGATGCTGGAGACCACCGCGACGCGATTGTGGTCCGAGCCGGGCGGCCCGCACTACGGCTCGCCCGACAAGGAGCCGGCCGTCCGGCTGCGCGTCCTGGAGGACGCCGGTCGGGTCGGTGTGCCGTTCACCACGGGCATCCTCATCGGGATCGGCGAGACGCGGGAAGAGCGCGTCGACGCGATCTTCGCCATGCGCCGCGTCGCCCGCGAGTACGGCCACATCCAGGAACTCATCATCCAGAACTTCCGCGCCAAGCCGGACACCGCCATGCGGTCCGCGCCGGACGCCGAGATGCTCGACCTCGCCGCCACCATCGCGGTCACGCGGCTGGTCTGCGGCCCCAAGACGCGCATCCAGGCCCCGCCCAACCTGGTCGAGGCGGCGGGCGACTTCGAGCTGCTGCTGCGGGCCGGCATCGACGACTGGGGCGGCGTCTCACCCGTCACCGCCGACCACGTCAACCCGGAACGCCCGTGGCCGCTCATCGACACACTCGCGCGGCACACGGCCGCGGCCGGCTTCCAGCTCCGCGAGCGCCTGACCATCTACCCCGGGTACGCACAACGAGGGTTGGCCGGCGAACCGTGGCTGGATCCGCGCCTGCACGGTCACGTGGCCGCGTTGGCTGATCCGGCGACCGGGCTCGCCCGGGAGGAAGCCCTCCCGATCGGGCGGCCGTGGCAGGAGCCGGAGGAGGTCTTCTCGGCCGGCCGCACCGACCTGTACGCGGCGGTCGACGACGAGGGGCGCACCGGCGACCGTCGGTCCGACTTCGACAGCGTGTACGGCGACTGGACTGTGCTGCAAGAAACGGTGCTGCGCGACGGTCCCCAGCCCGTGCCACTGCTTTCGGCGTACCCGAAGTTGGCGGCGGGACTGAAACGGGCCGCGAGCGACCCCGCGAGCCTGCTGGACCCGCGGAATCAGAGCGAGGCCCTGGCCTTGTTCGCCGCGGAGGGTGAGCGGCTGGACGAGCTGGCCGCGATCGCGGACGGCTGGCGGCGCGAGGCCGTCGGCGACGACGTGACCTATGTGGTCAACCGGAACATCAATTTCTCCAACGTCTGCTACGTCGGCTGCCGGTTCTGCGCGTTCGCGCAACGGGAGCGCGACGCCGACGCCTACCGGCTCAGCGTGGACGAGGTCGCGGACCGCGCCGAGGAAGCGGCCCGGCTCGGCGCGACCGAAGTCTGCCTGCAAGGCGGAATCGACCCGAGACTTCCGGTGGAGATCTACCCGAACCTGATTCGAATGATCAAGGAACGGGTACCAGGGTTGCATGTCCACGCCTTCTCCCCGATGGAGATCGTCACCGGTGCCGCCAAGGCCGGCGTGTCCGTCCACGACTGGCTGGCGCGGTTGCGCGAGGCTGGGCTCGACACCATTCCCGGCACAGCCGCCGAGATCCTCGACGACGAGGTCCGATGGGTCCTGACCAAGGGCAAGCTGCCCGCGGCGGCCTGGATCGACGTCGTCTCCACCGCGCACCGGCTGGGCATCCGCAGCTCGGCCACGATGATGTACGGGCATGTCGACCACCCTGGACACTGGCTGGGCCATTTCCGTGTGCTGGCCGGGATCCAGGACGACACCGGCGGCTTCACGGAGTTCGTGGCGCTGCCGTTCGTCCACACCAACGCCCCCATCTACCTCGCCGGCATCGCCCGCGCCGGAGCGTCCTGGCGGGAGAATCGCGCGGTCCACGCGATGGCCCGGATCCTCTTGCACGGTCGGATACCCAACATTCAGTGTTCGTGGGTCAAGCTCGGCGACGAGGGCACCGCGGCGATGCTTCAGGGCGGCTGCAACGACCTCGGCGGAACGCTGATGGAGGAGACCATTTCGCGAATGGCCGGGTCTGAGCACGGCTCCGCGCGTACGGTCGAGCAACTGCACGCCATCGCGGCCGCAATCGGACGTCCCGCGCGTCAACGGAACACCACTTATTCGTTGACTCCTATGTAA
- a CDS encoding WhiB family transcriptional regulator, producing MDGRPVVADLLGNAPEWQERALCSQTDPEAFFPEKGGSTREAKRICSRCEVKSECLEYALGHDERFGIWGGLSERERRKLKRRAA from the coding sequence ATGGACGGCCGACCCGTCGTCGCCGATCTGCTCGGCAATGCGCCGGAGTGGCAGGAGCGTGCACTGTGCTCGCAGACCGATCCGGAGGCTTTCTTCCCGGAGAAGGGCGGGTCGACGCGCGAGGCGAAGAGGATCTGCTCACGCTGTGAGGTCAAATCGGAGTGCCTGGAGTACGCACTGGGCCACGACGAGCGTTTCGGTATCTGGGGTGGACTGTCCGAACGCGAGCGTCGGAAGCTGAAGCGCCGCGCAGCTTGA
- a CDS encoding DUF3499 domain-containing protein — translation MRSPRRCSRNGCPRQAVATLTYVYSDSTAVVGPLAINPEPHTYDLCETHARNLTAPRGWQLVRHDGEFETPPPTTDDLVALAEAVREAARPATRIAEDGTPLPPTPGRRGHLRAVPPPN, via the coding sequence GTGAGGTCACCGCGACGCTGTTCTCGCAACGGATGCCCCAGACAGGCAGTTGCGACGCTGACCTATGTCTATTCGGACTCTACGGCAGTTGTCGGGCCTCTTGCGATAAATCCGGAACCGCACACGTACGACCTCTGTGAGACGCACGCGCGGAACTTGACGGCACCTCGCGGCTGGCAACTCGTCCGGCACGACGGCGAGTTCGAGACGCCGCCACCGACGACGGATGACCTGGTCGCCCTAGCCGAGGCGGTACGCGAGGCGGCCCGGCCGGCCACGCGGATCGCCGAAGACGGCACTCCCCTGCCCCCCACCCCGGGTCGTCGCGGACACCTCCGCGCCGTCCCACCACCGAACTGA
- a CDS encoding metallopeptidase family protein yields the protein MTDPRHPRARRSRARRDRHGRGLRGRLVPASVPMSRTKAEIFDDLVLDTVEGLERQYSKELAGVEFAVEDVPPDLNVYDSDVLEDGSVPLARLLPGRPGRHGVPPRIVVYRRPLEFRAGDRDDLAELVRDVVVEQVANLLGMSPDDIQ from the coding sequence GTGACCGATCCCCGCCATCCCCGCGCCCGCCGCTCGCGTGCGCGACGCGATCGGCACGGCCGCGGCCTCCGGGGCCGACTGGTCCCGGCCAGCGTGCCGATGTCCCGGACGAAGGCCGAAATCTTCGACGACCTGGTGCTCGACACGGTCGAAGGTCTCGAACGGCAGTACAGCAAAGAGCTGGCCGGCGTCGAGTTCGCCGTCGAGGACGTGCCGCCAGACCTCAACGTCTACGACTCCGACGTGCTCGAAGACGGCTCGGTGCCGCTGGCCCGGCTGCTGCCCGGCCGGCCGGGGCGACACGGCGTACCGCCCCGGATCGTCGTCTATCGGCGTCCGCTGGAGTTCCGGGCGGGCGACCGGGACGACCTCGCAGAGCTGGTCCGCGACGTGGTCGTCGAGCAGGTCGCCAACCTGCTCGGGATGAGCCCCGACGACATCCAGTAA
- a CDS encoding aspartate aminotransferase family protein, which translates to MGNPTDHLWMHFTRMGAYAESAVPTIVRGDGCYVWDTDGKRYLDGLAGLFVVNAGHGRQELAEAAAKQASELAYFPLWSYAHPKAVELAERIAGLAPGDLNRVFFTTGGSEAVESAWKLARAYFKRVGQPLRHKVISRYVAYHGTSMGALSLTGVPPFKVDFEPLVPGAIKVPNANFYRAPEFCRDDEEEFGRWAADEIERAILREGPETVCAVFLEPVQNAGGCLPPPAGYFQRVREICDRYGVLLVSDEVICAWGRLGSYFGAQRYAYQPDIITTAKGLTSGYSPLGAMIAADRLIEPFLGDKQMFAHGITFGGHPVSCAVALANLDLFEREDLVGHVAATSDAFRATLSRLHDLPIVGDVRGDGYFFGIELVKDKTTRETFSDAESERILRGFLSHALYDAGLYCRADDRGDPVVQLSPPLIAEQQQFDEMEQILRSVLTDAWTLL; encoded by the coding sequence ATGGGAAACCCGACCGACCACCTTTGGATGCACTTCACCCGCATGGGGGCGTACGCCGAATCGGCCGTGCCGACGATCGTCCGCGGCGACGGCTGCTACGTCTGGGACACTGACGGCAAGCGCTACCTCGACGGGCTGGCCGGGCTCTTCGTGGTCAACGCCGGGCACGGCCGTCAGGAGCTGGCCGAGGCCGCAGCCAAGCAGGCGAGCGAACTGGCCTACTTCCCCCTCTGGTCGTACGCCCATCCCAAGGCGGTCGAGCTGGCCGAGCGGATCGCCGGCCTCGCCCCGGGCGACCTGAACCGGGTCTTCTTCACGACCGGCGGCTCCGAGGCGGTGGAGAGCGCCTGGAAGCTCGCGCGGGCGTACTTCAAGCGCGTCGGGCAGCCGCTCCGGCACAAGGTGATCAGCCGCTACGTCGCGTACCACGGGACGTCCATGGGCGCGCTGAGCCTCACCGGGGTACCGCCCTTCAAGGTGGACTTCGAGCCGCTGGTGCCGGGCGCGATCAAGGTGCCCAACGCCAACTTCTACCGCGCCCCCGAATTCTGCCGCGACGACGAGGAGGAGTTCGGGCGCTGGGCGGCCGACGAGATCGAACGGGCCATCCTCCGGGAAGGGCCCGAGACGGTGTGCGCGGTGTTCCTGGAGCCCGTCCAGAACGCCGGTGGCTGCCTTCCCCCGCCGGCCGGATACTTCCAACGCGTACGCGAGATCTGCGACCGGTACGGCGTACTGCTGGTCTCGGACGAGGTCATCTGCGCCTGGGGCCGGCTCGGCAGCTACTTCGGCGCCCAGCGGTACGCGTACCAGCCGGACATCATCACCACGGCGAAGGGCCTGACCTCGGGGTACTCCCCGCTCGGCGCGATGATCGCGGCAGACCGGCTGATCGAGCCGTTCCTGGGCGACAAGCAGATGTTCGCCCACGGGATCACCTTCGGCGGGCACCCGGTCAGCTGCGCGGTCGCCCTCGCCAACCTGGACCTCTTCGAGCGGGAGGACCTCGTCGGCCACGTCGCCGCGACCAGCGACGCGTTCCGGGCCACCCTGAGCCGGCTGCACGACCTGCCGATCGTCGGCGACGTACGCGGCGACGGCTACTTCTTCGGCATCGAGCTGGTCAAGGACAAGACGACCCGGGAGACCTTCAGCGACGCGGAGTCGGAACGGATCCTGCGCGGATTCCTGTCCCACGCGCTGTACGACGCCGGGCTCTACTGCCGGGCCGACGACCGAGGCGACCCGGTGGTGCAGCTGTCCCCGCCGCTCATCGCGGAGCAGCAGCAGTTCGACGAGATGGAGCAGATCCTCCGCAGCGTCCTGACCGACGCCTGGACCCTCCTCTAG
- a CDS encoding Lrp/AsnC family transcriptional regulator: protein MAVRQHLDNAHHALLDDVAKQIIAQLQEDGRRPYATIGRAVGLSEAAVRQRVQRLIDAGVMQIVAVTDPLQLGLGRQAMVGVKTTGDLEAIADQIAAIDEVDYVVVTGGSFDILLEVVAGDDDHLLAIMQRVRAVDGVSSAEIFVYLKLRKQTYTWGA, encoded by the coding sequence ATGGCGGTTCGGCAACACCTCGACAACGCCCACCACGCGCTGCTTGACGACGTCGCCAAGCAGATCATCGCCCAGTTGCAGGAGGACGGCCGCCGTCCGTACGCGACGATCGGGCGCGCCGTCGGGCTCTCCGAGGCAGCCGTCCGCCAGCGCGTCCAGCGCCTGATCGACGCGGGCGTGATGCAGATCGTCGCCGTCACCGACCCGCTCCAGCTGGGGCTGGGCCGGCAGGCCATGGTCGGCGTGAAGACGACCGGCGACCTGGAGGCGATCGCCGACCAGATCGCGGCCATCGACGAGGTGGACTACGTGGTGGTCACCGGCGGCTCGTTCGACATCCTGCTGGAGGTCGTGGCGGGGGACGATGACCACCTCCTGGCCATCATGCAGCGCGTACGCGCGGTCGACGGGGTCAGCAGCGCGGAGATCTTCGTCTACCTCAAGCTGCGCAAGCAGACCTACACCTGGGGCGCGTGA
- a CDS encoding ABC transporter substrate-binding protein: MRSSSRKPLSPEAKALLDVMPTRRGLLRGVAAGGALALTGGALAACGTKAKNPTSSASSAAPACTVTDVSAQERKLVFSNWVEYLDLDEKTGKHPTLDAFKAKTGIDVTYREDINDNDEFYGKIRAQLADCKPIEPDLIVFTDWLSARMIKAKQVAKFEPTKVATFQKNLLPSLKGRSYDPDNVYAAPWQSGFTGIGYNTKVVKTPVKSVEELLTRSDLKGKVAVMTELNDTMGLILLSLGKDPANFTSADYDAALEKLKKAVDSGHIRRVAGNDYLQDLAKGDIAACIGWSGDVLATEGNVEYVIPEEGQLYWSDNMLIPISSTHASNAMSLIDYYYDPKVAAEVAAWVSYICPVAGAQEAMKAVDAELVEDNFIFPTDAELAKAHPFMTVDDDVRKDYERKFRAVIGA, encoded by the coding sequence ATGCGCTCGTCTTCCCGTAAGCCTCTGTCCCCGGAGGCGAAAGCGCTGCTCGACGTCATGCCGACCCGGCGCGGGTTGCTGCGTGGCGTGGCCGCCGGCGGTGCCTTGGCCCTGACCGGTGGAGCCCTGGCCGCCTGTGGCACCAAGGCCAAGAACCCGACCTCCTCGGCGAGCAGCGCCGCCCCGGCCTGCACGGTCACCGATGTGTCGGCGCAGGAGCGCAAGCTGGTCTTCTCGAACTGGGTCGAGTACCTGGACCTCGACGAGAAGACGGGCAAGCACCCCACGCTGGACGCGTTCAAGGCCAAGACCGGCATCGACGTGACCTACCGCGAGGACATCAACGACAACGACGAGTTCTACGGCAAGATCCGCGCGCAGCTGGCCGACTGCAAGCCGATCGAGCCCGACCTCATCGTCTTCACCGACTGGCTGTCGGCCCGGATGATCAAGGCGAAGCAGGTCGCGAAGTTCGAGCCGACCAAGGTGGCGACGTTCCAGAAGAACCTCCTGCCGTCGCTGAAGGGCCGCAGCTACGACCCCGACAACGTGTACGCCGCGCCGTGGCAGTCCGGCTTCACCGGCATCGGCTACAACACCAAGGTCGTCAAGACCCCGGTCAAGAGCGTCGAGGAGCTGCTGACCCGGTCCGACCTCAAGGGCAAGGTCGCGGTGATGACCGAGCTGAACGACACCATGGGCCTGATCCTGCTGTCGCTCGGCAAGGACCCGGCAAACTTCACCTCGGCCGACTACGACGCCGCGCTCGAGAAGCTGAAGAAGGCCGTCGACTCCGGGCACATCCGCCGCGTGGCCGGCAACGACTACCTGCAGGACTTGGCCAAGGGCGACATCGCCGCCTGCATCGGCTGGTCCGGCGACGTGCTCGCGACCGAGGGAAACGTCGAGTACGTCATCCCCGAGGAGGGCCAGCTGTACTGGTCGGACAACATGCTCATCCCGATCAGCTCGACCCACGCCAGCAACGCGATGTCGTTGATCGACTACTACTACGACCCGAAGGTGGCGGCCGAGGTCGCGGCGTGGGTGAGCTACATCTGCCCGGTCGCCGGCGCCCAGGAGGCCATGAAGGCCGTCGACGCCGAGCTGGTCGAGGACAACTTCATCTTCCCGACGGACGCCGAGCTGGCCAAAGCGCACCCGTTCATGACGGTCGACGACGACGTCCGCAAGGACTACGAGCGTAAGTTCCGCGCCGTGATCGGGGCCTGA